GAAATGAAGAGGGTTAATTAAACAAATTACAAATGAATCTAAAATTTTAGATGCTCAAAATAATAATGATGCAGTTTATTGTGGGTTTGATCCAACAGCAGATTCACTACATGTTGGTCATTTAATGATGATTATTACTTTAAAAAGATTTGCAGATTATAACTTTAAACCAATTGCTTTAATTGGTGGAGCTACAGGAATGATTGGTGATCCATCATTTAAAGCTAATGAAAGAGTCTTACAAACAAAAGATCAAGTTGAACATAATATTAATAAAATTAGTGCTCAATTAAAACAAATAATCCCAAACGTTAATTTTGTAAATAATAATACTTGATTATCAAATATTAGCTTAATTGATTTTTTAAGAGATATTGGAAAGCATTTTAATTTAAGTTATTTATTAGCAAAAGAATCAATTGCTACAAGAATTCAAACAGGTTTATCTGTAACTGAGTTTTGTTATACTATGCTACAAGCTTATGATTTTTATTATTTATATAAAAATAATAATTGTAGTATTCAAATTGGTGGATCTGATCAGTGAGGAAATATTACTAGTGGTATTGATTTTATTTCTGATACTATTAATAAAAATAATAAAGCAGCAGGATTAACTATTAATTTATTGACTAAATCAGATGGTCAAAAGTTTGGAAAAACTGAATCTGGAGCTGTTTGATTAGATAAAACTAAAACTAGTGAATATGAATTTTATCAATTTTGATTTAATCAAACTGATGAAGATTCTATTAATTTATTAAAATGTTTAACGTTTT
This genomic window from Mycoplasma mycoides subsp. capri contains:
- the tyrS gene encoding tyrosine--tRNA ligase is translated as MKNSILEELKWRGLIKQITNESKILDAQNNNDAVYCGFDPTADSLHVGHLMMIITLKRFADYNFKPIALIGGATGMIGDPSFKANERVLQTKDQVEHNINKISAQLKQIIPNVNFVNNNTWLSNISLIDFLRDIGKHFNLSYLLAKESIATRIQTGLSVTEFCYTMLQAYDFYYLYKNNNCSIQIGGSDQWGNITSGIDFISDTINKNNKAAGLTINLLTKSDGQKFGKTESGAVWLDKTKTSEYEFYQFWFNQTDEDSINLLKCLTFLTKEQIDNLIKEHQNQPSKHLLQKALASEMTKFVHQQQGLDKALKLTEAFFSGDLFSLTDDLFKMALNSLPNTQINKDTKVIDALIEVKAASSKREAREFLTNKAIMINNQIIEDENTLISSFDLIQNKYLLVKKGKKKYFVILIK